The genomic stretch AGTTGGAGACCTTCTCATAATGATGCAAAGTCCTCATACTTGcgggtgactagttgagtattctcctttAAATGATAAAATGTATATTCATTAAATATGAATAAAAAAATATCTTTattatttttaccatgaactacaaggttttgatcctccattgcactttgtcGGTTCGTAGGCATGACACTACACTCAttagttgttacgtgatactacattcagacgaatttctcttgagaatattattggttgatGAGTATCTGTTTAAACcggtaatatccaaaagatggaattatgactctgggaactttttagaaccttaTTCTATAGGTGTTTATACCCTTAGTACATACATTAtgggttggttcttacccttggctccatgctcgtgacttcagacctttggaccttgtttgtgtgctttGTGTGATCTTGATTGTGGTTGTTGTATCATGCACTCATTACATTCATAATAATTTTTCTtagttttcaaggaacttagagactCCCTTTGCAAGCATCGCGTATATATTGACTATGGATATTGAAAGAAGGAACACTCGGAAATACAATTTCAGACGCCCCGATCTCATGGAATTAAtgaagctagcatcttttgtggatgatcctaaggatTTAAGAGACTGTTTTGGGAGGCTTTTGTCTCTTCTATCTACTGATGTTGAAGATGGTCTTCTTTTCACTTTGGTTCAGTTGGTATGATCTCGTCTAccgatgcttcactttccctgattattAGTTGTTGCCTAtcatggaggagtatgcttatcttttgggTATATCGGTTTCTGATAGATTTCCTTTTAATGGGGTGGAAGGAATTCTTGAGTCTCGAGTTATTACTGAAGTCGTTCACCTGAAAAAGTATAATGTAGATGATAATCTTGCTATCAAAGGAGGCATCAAAGGATTGCCTTCTAAGTTTCTAATTGAGAAAGATTTTTCTTTTGCCAATTCTGGTAGCATGGTGGCCTTTGAAGCTATTCTTTTTTTACTCATATATGGTTTGGTCATGTTTCCCCACATTGATAACTTTGTTGATGTTATTTCTATTAGGATCTTTTTGGTTGGGAATCCTGTTCCGCCTTTGTTTGGTGACACCTACTTCTCCATTCATCATATGACTTATAAGGGaggtggaactattgtctgttgtgtGCCTTTACTATACAAGTtgtttatttcgcacttgccgcgGTCTCATATCTTCAAAGAAAACAAGGgttgtttaaggtggtctcaaaaacttatgtctctcactaatgataaCATAACTTGGTATTCTTTTGTTTATGATGATGTtaagattattgatagttgtgatgagttctctaatgtgcctctccTTGGTATACAAGGGGGGATAAACTACAATCCAGCTTTGGCaagacgtcaacttgggttctcTATGAAAGACAAGCCTAATAAGACCTTGTTGGAAAGTTTATTTTTCCAGGAAGGGAAAGACACTCAAGggttgaaagctaggatggtACATGCTTGGTACAATATTCGTAGGAAAGGAAAAAGTGATCTTGTATTGAAGAATTATGtagctttggaaccttacactagttgggtaaggaagagagaaaaagaattcaagatgccataaacttatgaaagacctatgtctttaATAACAGTCAAATCACCCACTATTAAAGGCATAGAGGAGTTGCAAGAGGATTTGGATAGGATGAagtgatcggaaaaatagcaagtgtactatttgcaccaatgtagtaataagataggagttatcccgagtatcgacCACGAGGACTGCGTATTAAGTACAAACCTCTACaataattcaattgaacaaaagatCAAATGGGGTTTTGTTGACTgttttcaaaatgataattaCGAGAATAAATTACACAAAGCGTCTAAAAATCTTTTAATCGATATAAGAAAGCATGCTAGGGCAagatgtatgaattgctttgtACTACACTACTTCCATATTATATAATATCTATGTTACAATTATTCAACGCCGATTCTCaagaattgttttctctaattccttagccgaaaaccattaacagtcaTTTTCCATCCTAATTTCTTAGATATTCAAAATGACGTTAAGAAATACGCAATTGTAACAAGAATTTACGGCTACTACGGTTTGATCCTTATTCCTAAGCGATTATACCGAAGTATTATTATATAAAAAGCGATAAGGTGGTTTGTCCGACCTCAACCCTAACCATAGATCAAAATTCTatttgtccgataaaataaagcattaagaactttgtataataatttgaattaagaacAACGTTGATGAACATAAAAACATAGAAATATTGTTCATACATTAgcaaatcagggacaccccctagcattgagGGGTTTAGCTTCTCATAGTATTCAAATAAAGCAAATTATAAAATAGAGACATTAAAATTCTTTGgtgatgaaggttgatcttcaatctcttccgatcttgaTAATCTTTTCTTCTCCAAACCCATTGAAAGCTCTTTTCTCTTTTCTGTCTATTCTTCTTACCATCCAAAAGTCCCCTTTTTCTTCACCAATAGTAGACTAAATAGTTCTAAATCATCCAAAAACATCATGAAATACCAAGACTGCCCTCCGGAATTACAAAGAgacttgaaaaataaaaatcagtAAAAGGAGCGAATTGGCCAACACGGTTCGTTTCAGttgacacgggcgcccgtgttgtCTCCCAGTTAACTTTTTTCATTCATACTTTGCTGACACGGGCACCTGGGTCAGCCCCCTATTTTCTGATTTCTTGCTTTCCACTTCTGCAcaggctgacacgggccgtgtcagctgacacgggcacccgtgtcagtATCCTATTTTTGCCTTCAGGTTTTCCACCTTCTGCATAagctgacacgggtcgtgtcagctgacatgaACACCCGTGTCACGCCCCTGTTTTGCGCATATTTCACTTTGCAAACCATTTTTTACTCCCGTTCTTCCCTTACGCATCTTTCGGGCTTATTACTGGACCTGGAAACCAAATAGAACTACCACggaaacgcataaaatgcgacaaaaagagatgaaccactaataaaacataaaacaagAAGGAAATTCTGAAATGCGATAAGACTTAGGAAATCAACTAAAAGATAGAACAAAGTGTTACCAATTCTTGAAGATTCAT from Lathyrus oleraceus cultivar Zhongwan6 chromosome 7, CAAS_Psat_ZW6_1.0, whole genome shotgun sequence encodes the following:
- the LOC127100335 gene encoding uncharacterized protein LOC127100335; translated protein: MDIERRNTRKYNFRRPDLMELMKLASFVDDPKDLRDCFGRLLSLLSTDVEDGLLFTLVQLLLPIMEEYAYLLGISVSDRFPFNGVEGILESRVITEVVHLKKYNVDDNLAIKGGIKGLPSKFLIEKDFSFANSGSMVAFEAILFLLIYGLVMFPHIDNFVDVISIRIFLVGNPVPPLFGDTYFSIHHMTYKGGGTIVCCVPLLYKLFISHLPRSHIFKENKGCLRWSQKLMSLTNDNITWYSFVYDDVKIIDSCDEFSNVPLLGIQGGINYNPALARRQLGFSMKDKPNKTLLESLFFQEGKDTQGLKARMDHHPKLIFLHEFGTTSVMPSEGSKPLFMSISFFFSLGLPSPISV